A stretch of the Musa acuminata AAA Group cultivar baxijiao chromosome BXJ2-7, Cavendish_Baxijiao_AAA, whole genome shotgun sequence genome encodes the following:
- the LOC103992144 gene encoding metallothionein-like protein 2C — MSCCGGNCGCVSGCNCGSGCGGCKMYADLGGERGTNTAGIVDLGAATQKGRIDGHEVADGSESGGCDCNKCNCGSSCSCACCGCN, encoded by the exons ATGTCCTGCTGTGGTGGCAACTGCGGATGCGTCTCTGGCTGCAACTGCGGCAGTGGCTGCGGAGG CTGCAAGATGTACGCCGACCTGGGCGGGGAGCGTGGCACCAACACTGCAGGAATCGTCGACCTTGGCGCCGCAACCCAGAAAGG GCGAATTGATGGGCACGAGGTGGCGGACGGGTCTGAGAGtggaggctgcgactgcaacaaATGCAACTGCGGTAGCAGCTGCAGCTGTGCTTGCTGCGGCTGTAACTGA
- the LOC103992145 gene encoding E3 ubiquitin-protein ligase XB3 encodes MGQGVSCAGSSYEHGFFSAVQDGHLETVRSAIDEDPSLLRRATIYDRLSALHIAAANGRVEVLTLVLEKYGNPDIANRHKQTPLMLAAMHGKIACVQKLLEAGANILMFDSLNGRTCLHHAAYYGHSNCLQAIISAARSTGVADSWGFARFVNVRDDNGATPLHLAAKQRRPDCVHILLDHGALVCASTGGGYGYPGSTPLHLAAHGGSLDCVRKLLAWGADRLQRDSAGRIPYAVALKRNHGACAALLNPSAAEPLVWPSPLKVISELGPDAKALLEVALTEANKEREKKILEGTKYSLSPPAHWDAAIPDDSSEASDTELCSICFDQVCTIEVKDCGHQMCAHCMLALCCHNKPNPTTLCLPSPSCPFCRCNIARLVVAKTHDKDEGEKGTTSKLRRSRRSHNFSAESSSFKTSAMGSFSKMSRGSGCITDSEDMVDKP; translated from the exons ATGGGCCAGGGGGTGAGCTGCGCCGGGTCGAGCTACGAGCATGGCTTCTTCAGCGCCGTCCAAGATGGCCACTTGGAGACAGTGCGCAGCGCCATCGATGAAGATCCATCGTTGCTCCGCCGCGCCACCATCTACGATCGCCTTTCCGCACTCCACATCGCCGCTGCCAATGGGCGCGTCGAG GTCTTGACGTTGGTGCTGGAAAAATACGGAAATCCTGATATAGCCAATCGGCATAAACAG ACTCCATTGATGCTGGCTGCGATGCACGGAAAGATTGCCTGTGTGCAAAAGCTACTCGAGGCCGGGGCAAAT ATTCTGATGTTCGATTCGCTAAATGGAAGAACTTGCCTTCATCATGCTGCTTATTATGGTCATTCAAATTGTCTTCAAGCCATTATATCCGCTGCCCGATCAACTGGCGTCGCTGATTCTTG GGGATTTGCCCGGTTTGTAAATGTTAGAGATGACAATGGGGCGACGCCTTTACACCTTGCAGCAAAGCAAAGACGGCCGGATTGTGTCCACATTCTTTTAGACCATGGAGCTCTTGTTTGTGCTTCGACTGGTGGTGGATATGG TTATCCTGGGAGCACCCCTCTGCACTTGGCAGCTCATGGAGGGAGTTTGGATTGTGTTCGCAAATTGCTTGCATGGGGAGCGGATCGGCTTCAAAGGGATTCAGCTGG GCGAATACCGTATGCTGTTGCCCTCAAGCGAAACCATGGAGCTTGTGCAGCTCTTCTAAACCCATCAGCAGCCGAACCACTGGTTTGGCCTTCTCCATTGAAGGTAATCAGTGAACTTGGTCCAGACGCAAAGGCTCTGCTAGAGGTTGCTCTAACGGAGGCTAATaaggaaagagagaagaagatctTGGAGGGAACAAAATATTCATTGTCACCGCCTGCACATTGGGATGCAGCAATTCCTGATGATAGTTCTGAG GCGAGTGATACAGAGCTTTGTTCCATTTGCTTCGACCAAGTCTGCACTATTGAGGTCAAAGACTGTGGGCACCAGATGTGTGCTCATTGCATGTTGGCTCTTTGCTGCCACAACAAGCCAAATCCCACAACCTTGTGCTTGCCTTCACCATCATGCCCCTTCTGCCGCTGCAACATTGCCAGATTGGTGGTCGCCAAGACTCATGACAAAGATGAAGGGGAAAAGGGCACCACCTCTAAGCTAAGGAGGTCAAGGAGGTCCCATAACTTTAGTGCAGAAAGTAGTAGCTTCAAAACTTCGGCTATGGGATCGTTTAGTAAGATGAGCCGTGGCTCTGGGTGTATTACTGATAGCGAGGACATGGTGGACAAGCCTTGA